A single Spirochaetae bacterium HGW-Spirochaetae-1 DNA region contains:
- a CDS encoding M23 family peptidase, which translates to MRQRILLVLLIVINIYSGVFAGEKIYIDNEYIQQYRGKLGCWVMFESRKKLQAVTEKYGISIQDVDELNGAKYRSSDYIFIPFSETYLQELGAKGITREESSSKQDEFIWPLAKAERISSPFGIRWGQLHTGADMPATKGSIIVAAMDGKIVYTGYAEGHGKTIYVEHRNNFFTRYSHNSVILIKNGDYVRKGQIIGFVGSTGNSTGNHLHFEIRYNDIPLNPLDFLPPREDIPQAHMFRHIR; encoded by the coding sequence ATGAGGCAACGAATACTTTTGGTATTATTAATTGTGATAAACATTTATTCCGGAGTCTTTGCCGGAGAGAAAATATATATTGATAATGAATATATACAGCAATACAGGGGAAAGCTGGGATGCTGGGTGATGTTTGAGTCCAGAAAGAAATTGCAGGCAGTTACGGAAAAATACGGCATATCCATTCAGGATGTGGATGAGTTGAATGGAGCGAAGTATCGGAGCAGCGATTATATCTTCATCCCCTTTTCAGAGACGTATCTTCAGGAGCTCGGTGCGAAGGGTATAACCAGAGAAGAGTCGTCGAGCAAGCAGGATGAATTTATATGGCCGCTGGCAAAAGCGGAGAGAATAAGCTCACCGTTCGGTATACGCTGGGGGCAACTGCATACAGGAGCTGATATGCCCGCTACCAAGGGATCAATAATTGTTGCAGCAATGGATGGTAAAATCGTATATACCGGCTATGCCGAAGGTCATGGCAAGACAATATATGTGGAACACAGGAATAATTTTTTTACCCGCTATTCCCATAATTCGGTCATTCTCATTAAAAATGGAGACTATGTCAGGAAAGGGCAGATAATCGGTTTTGTGGGAAGTACAGGGAACTCAACGGGAAACCATCTTCATTTTGAAATCCGGTATAATGATATTCCCCTCAATCCATTGGATTTTCTTCCGCCACGCGAGGATATCCCCCAGGCTCATATGTTCAGGCATATAAGATAG
- a CDS encoding DNA-binding protein translates to MDDMVKKVDAALVKSMLRQKEYMRDFLSVCASCGACSGSCFHFRNHGDPRSTPSFKAMRSLGLMFKKGRRLTMDDLEEMKDLIWGKCVLCRRCYCPMGIDVSSMIAWARSICRVHGVSEDYEKGPKGI, encoded by the coding sequence ATGGATGATATGGTCAAAAAGGTCGATGCGGCCCTGGTGAAGAGTATGCTTCGTCAGAAGGAATACATGCGGGATTTCCTTTCGGTATGTGCCTCATGCGGGGCCTGCTCGGGCAGCTGTTTCCATTTCCGGAACCACGGCGATCCCCGCAGCACGCCGTCTTTCAAAGCCATGCGTTCGCTGGGACTCATGTTCAAAAAAGGGCGAAGGCTCACTATGGATGACCTGGAGGAAATGAAGGATCTTATCTGGGGTAAATGCGTTCTCTGCCGCCGATGCTATTGTCCCATGGGCATCGATGTTTCATCCATGATCGCCTGGGCCCGGTCGATCTGCCGCGTGCACGGAGTCAGCGAGGATTATGAAAAAGGACCGAAGGGGATATGA
- a CDS encoding peptidase M20, which translates to MHPINKERLISTFMELASISSPSWKEHEVLDYITDRFTALGIPYKKHACSDSFNLLATARGTSEKKPILLSAHTDTVVPCDSIKPVINGNRIMSDGNSILGSDDKAAIAMFIEALEIARETKLPHGPVEILLSCAEELGLLGIKNFDMSLIKSKRAFVFDSGGRVGKIVIKAPYHSSMEITIEGKAAHAGMEPEKGISAISVLAAIIAALPNGRIDDVTTMNVGIISGGRATNIVAEEAYCKLEVRSIDKKKMLMVEKTIRETISDLTKKAGARAVIHRELEYPGFSISEESDIAKYTCKALTNIGIKPEFEISGGGSDTNILNRAGIKAINLSCGMQKVHTTGEYIDIKDLVNGTRLVLSLIEMA; encoded by the coding sequence ATGCATCCAATTAATAAAGAAAGGCTCATTTCGACATTCATGGAACTGGCTTCCATATCCTCTCCGTCATGGAAGGAGCATGAAGTACTGGATTATATTACGGATCGATTTACCGCCCTGGGAATACCCTATAAAAAGCATGCCTGCAGCGACTCCTTTAATCTGCTGGCTACGGCCCGCGGCACATCCGAAAAGAAACCAATTCTCCTTTCGGCGCACACTGACACAGTGGTTCCCTGTGATTCAATCAAACCAGTCATAAACGGAAATAGAATCATGTCTGATGGAAATTCCATCCTCGGCAGCGATGACAAAGCGGCCATAGCCATGTTCATCGAGGCCCTTGAAATTGCCAGGGAAACCAAACTTCCCCACGGACCGGTGGAAATACTGCTTTCATGCGCTGAAGAGCTGGGCCTCCTCGGCATAAAAAATTTTGATATGAGCCTGATCAAATCAAAACGGGCCTTTGTCTTCGATAGCGGCGGTCGAGTGGGTAAAATTGTGATTAAAGCCCCCTATCATTCGTCAATGGAAATCACCATAGAAGGAAAGGCCGCCCACGCAGGGATGGAGCCGGAAAAAGGTATCAGCGCCATTTCTGTTCTCGCGGCAATTATTGCCGCACTCCCCAATGGAAGAATCGACGATGTCACCACTATGAATGTGGGAATTATTTCCGGCGGAAGAGCAACCAATATCGTGGCAGAGGAAGCATACTGCAAACTTGAAGTCCGCTCCATCGACAAGAAGAAAATGCTCATGGTGGAAAAAACGATACGCGAAACCATCAGCGATTTAACAAAAAAAGCAGGTGCCAGAGCCGTTATTCACCGCGAACTGGAATACCCCGGCTTCTCGATCAGCGAAGAATCAGACATAGCAAAATATACCTGCAAAGCCCTTACGAATATCGGCATCAAGCCGGAATTTGAGATTTCCGGCGGAGGAAGTGACACCAATATACTCAACAGGGCCGGTATAAAGGCCATCAACCTGTCCTGCGGCATGCAGAAGGTCCATACGACAGGAGAATACATTGACATAAAAGATCTGGTAAACGGGACAAGACTGGTCTTATCACTTATAGAAATGGCCTGA
- a CDS encoding diaminopimelate epimerase: MTFTKMHGTGNDYIYIDNRDNRIKKPNELAQEMSDRHYGIGSDGLILIMKSATSDFRMRMFNADGSEAEMCGNGIRCFAKYVFDHGLTDKKSLDIETLAGIKHLELTIHNKKVTSAMVDMGEPILRRDRIPMLGKPGMVVSEILQLPDGASFEITALSMGNPHSVIFVEDVERFPVEKYGPIIESHDFFPQRTNVEFVQIVTRDEVIQRTWERGSGETLACGTGASAVTVASIITKQTDRQLTIHLRGGDLKTEWREETNRVYMTGPAVEVFQGQWPA; this comes from the coding sequence ATCACCTTTACGAAAATGCACGGCACCGGCAATGATTATATCTATATAGACAACAGGGACAACCGGATTAAAAAACCGAATGAACTGGCACAGGAAATGAGCGACAGGCATTACGGAATCGGCAGTGATGGGCTCATACTCATTATGAAATCGGCAACGTCTGATTTCAGAATGAGAATGTTCAACGCCGATGGAAGTGAAGCGGAGATGTGCGGCAACGGCATCCGCTGTTTCGCCAAATATGTTTTTGATCATGGACTGACGGACAAGAAAAGCCTGGATATTGAGACCCTGGCCGGCATTAAACATCTGGAGCTTACAATCCACAATAAAAAAGTTACATCGGCCATGGTCGATATGGGAGAACCCATACTGCGTCGTGACAGGATACCCATGTTGGGAAAACCGGGCATGGTGGTCAGCGAAATCCTGCAGCTACCCGACGGTGCCAGTTTTGAAATAACGGCCCTCTCCATGGGAAATCCCCATTCGGTTATATTCGTAGAGGATGTAGAGCGTTTTCCCGTAGAAAAATACGGCCCCATTATCGAGAGCCACGATTTTTTTCCCCAGCGGACCAATGTTGAATTCGTTCAGATAGTCACCAGGGATGAAGTGATTCAGAGAACCTGGGAAAGGGGATCGGGGGAAACCCTCGCCTGTGGTACAGGGGCCTCGGCTGTCACCGTTGCCTCGATTATTACAAAGCAGACGGACCGGCAGCTTACCATACACCTGCGGGGAGGCGATCTCAAGACCGAGTGGCGGGAGGAAACAAACCGCGTATACATGACCGGTCCTGCCGTGGAGGTATTTCAGGGGCAATGGCCGGCCTGA